Part of the Pseudodesulfovibrio mercurii genome is shown below.
CCTGATGAACTACCTGACCGCCCGCTGACCCGCGCCCGCCGGAGAGACCCGATGCTGGACATGAACATATGGCTTGGCGTGATCGTGCTGACGATCCTGCTCTACGGGCTCAAGTGGTGGCACGGCCGGGGCCGCAAGGTGAAGGTCTACCGGGTCTCGCCCGAATCCCTGAAGCGGGCCAAGGAGGTGGTCGTGCCCGTCCTGGCCCTGGTGGAGGACGGCGAGAGCTTCCCCTTGGACGAGCAGCGGCTGGTCCACTCCAAGGAGGACGTCAAGAGCGCGGCCAAGATCATGGCCTACTACTTCTGGAAGAAACGCCGCCAGGAGGAGCTGGCCCGGATCAAGCACTGCTTCGTGGCCCTGTCCCGGTTCCAGGACGCCTCCCTGGACCTGGAGGCCCAGGAGCGGCGGTCCGCCCGCGAACGCGCCCGGCTCGAACGCGAGATCAACTTCTACCTGACCCACTCGCCCTTCAGCGCCCGGCGCTCCTAGACCTCAGCCCGCCGAATCAACAACGACCCGCTGCGCGCCTAGGCGTTCTCGGGCTTGTCGCCCCGAATCTCGGCGAAGCGCGCCTTGAGCCGACCCAGGATGTGGTCGTACCCCTCGGGCGTGTGCGGGATCAGGCAGGTGGTGCAGTCCTTGACCCCGGAATCCAGGATCACGTAGTTGCCGCCGCACTCCTCGAAGAAGTAGAGCGGGCAGAAGCAGAACAGGCAGTTGAACCGCTCCGGCCGTTTGGTCTTGTGGCAGGGGAAGTACTCGCAGTCCGTGTTGCAGAAGAATCGATGGCTGTTTTTCATGTCAGCGGAACTGTACCTGCTTGACGGGCGGCTCGCAATCCTCGTCCCCGGGAAACTCGGCAAAGGGGAAGGGCCGCCGGTTGTCGTTCAGGGTGGCGTAGCGCATGATCCGGTAGCCGTACTGCGACAGGCCGTTGCACCAGCGCCTGAGGGGCTCGCTGCGCTTCTTCACCGCCAGCAGGTAGCCGTACTGGAACAGGGTGGCCACCTCGACGATCAGGGTCAGGACCTCGAAGAAGATGAGGCAGACCAGGGTGACGATGCAGCGCTTCAGGATCTCGCTCCGCTTCACGGTGGTGGCGCGGGTTTCCGTGGACATATGGTTTCCTCCGGTTGCGGTTCTCCGGCCCAGCCTAGCCCATCCCGGCCGTTTCGCGCAACCTGGCCCGTCCTAGGCCCCCAGCCACTTGACCCACAGCTTGCGGGTGCGGGGGCCGTCGAACTCGCAGAAGTAAATTTTCTGCCACGTCCCGAGCCGGACCTCCCCGCCCTCGACGATGACCAGCTGATCGCAGCCGAACATGGATGACTTGATGTGCGCGTCCGAGTTGCCCTCGGCGTGGCGGTAGTCGCCCTGGCGCGGGACCAGCTTGCGCAGGTTGACCACGATGTCCCGGACCACGTCCGGGTCGGCCCCCTCGTTGATGGTCACGGCCCCGGTGGTGTGCGGGCAGTAGAGCAGCAACGCCCCGTCGGACCATCCGTTCTCGCGGATCGCCCGGCGCACGGCCGGGGTGATGTCCAGCAGCTCCTCGCGGTCGTGGGTGCGGATTTCCAACGTGTCCATGGCGTCCTCCCCCGCGTTAGGCGCGGTACATGTGCTTGAAGCGCTCGTCGTAGAGCAGCGAGCGGGCCGTGCCCGCGTCCTCGCGCCCCTGGCCGGGCAGGACCAGGAACACGGTCTGGCGGGTGAAGCCGTTTTCGCGCGCGGCCTGGGCCAGCGCGCCCAGCTCGGTCTCCACGACCTTCTCGTCCGGCCAGCCCACGCGGCAGGCCATGACCACCAGGGTGGCCGCGTCCAGCCCCCCGGCCAGCAGCTCCCGCTGCACGCCCTCGGGGTCGCCCGCCGACAGATAGATGCACATGGCCGCGCCGTGGGCCGCAAGCCCGCGCAACGCCTCGCCCTCGGGCACCGGCGTCTTGCCCGCCATGCGGGTGAAGATCAGGGTCTGGGTGACCTCGGGCACGGTGTACGACCGTTTGGCCGCGGCAGCCGCCGCGAACCCGGCGGTCACGCCCGGCACCACCTCGTAGGAAATTCCGGCCGCGTCCAGCAGGGCCATCTGCTCGCGGATGGCCCCGAACAGCGACGGGTCGCCCGTGTGCACCCTGGCCACCGTGCCGCCCGAGGCCACGGTCTCGGCCATGAGCTCGTGCGTTTCCGCCAGGGTCATGGGCGCGGAATCGGCAACCCGCGCGCCGGGCTTGGCCCCGGCCACCACCTCGACGGGCACCAGGGACCCGGCATAGAGCACCAGGTCGACCTGCCCGATGAGCCGCCGCCCCTTGACGGTCAGCAACTCCGGGTCGCCCGGCCCGGCCCCGATGAAATACACGTCCGCCATCACAGCACCTTGTTCATGAAGTCCGGGTTCCGGCGCAGGCCGTTGACAGCGATGAGCGCGCACGCCTCGGCGTCCGAGGCCGCGTTGTGGTGGTTCAGCTCGATGCCCAGGTATTCGCACACGTTGGGCAGCTTGTTGCACGAAAGCTCCCAGGTCTTGCGGGCCAGCTGCACCGTGCACAGGAACGGCTGCTCCGGCGCGGTCCAGCCGGACTCCTTGCAGCAGGTGTGCAGGACCGACTTGTCAAAGGCCGCGTTGTGCGCCACCAGGAAGTCCGCGCCCCGGAAATGGACCTCCAGCTCGGGCCACAGATCCCCGAAACTCGGCTCGTTGCACACGTCCTCCCAATGGATGCCGTGCACACGCACGCAGAACGGATTGAACCTGGCCCTGGGCGGACGGATCAGTCGATAGTCCCGGGCCACGATCTCGCCCCGGTCCACCACCACGATGCCCAATGCACAAGCCGAATCCCGCTTGGGATCCGCCGTCTCGAAATCAATGGCCACAAACCGCACGTCGTCCAATGTGGGCATAAAGCGCCTCCGGCGGCCGGGGGAAGGGGGAAGGGAAACCCTTTGAAAAGGGCTTTCCCTTCCCCCTCCCCCCGGACCCCCATCCCCCTTCCCTTCCTAAACTTTTTAGCGCGCCTTCGGCGGGGAAGGAACTCGGGAATGGGTTCAATCTTATCAGGTTGCTCCAAAAATATCGTTCATGCCGCTCCCTCCCCGCGCCCGCACGCACTTGCCGAAGGCACACAAAAAGTTTGAAAGGGGGGTCCAGGGGGGAAACTTTTTCAAAAGTTTCCCCCCTGGCCGCCGGAGGCATTCTTCTCTAAAAGCCTTCTTCCAGCGGCGGCCAGACGAGGGCCTGGGTGTCGGTGTCCACGTCGGCCACGGGTTGCAGGGCCAGGTTTCGGCTGGCCGGCTTGAGGTGCACGAACCGACCGCGCATTTCCAGGCGGCCTTCGGCCAGCCATTGCAGGGCCTGGGGGTAGATGCGGTGTTCCAGCCCGAGGATGCGCGCCCCCAGCGCGTCGCCGTCCTCGCCCGTCAGGCACGGCACGGCTGCCTGGATGATGACCGGGCCGTGGTCCATCTGTTCGTCCACGAAGTGCACGGTGCAGCCGGAGATCTTGACCCCGTAGTTCACGGCGTCGGCCTGGCCGTGCACGCCCGGGAAGCTCGGCAGCAGGGCCGGATGGATGTTGACCACGCGGCCCCGGAACGTCTCCAGGAAGACCGGGGTGACGATGCGCATGAACCCGGCCATGGCCACCACGCCGGTCTCGTTCACGCCGGACTCGCGGATGGCCCGGACCATCTCCTCGTCGAAGGCCTCGCGGGAGGGAAACTCCGTGTGCAGCAGCACGCGGGTGGGGATGTTGTGGTTGCGCGCCCTGGTCAGGCCGAAGGCGTCCGCCCTGTTGGACACGACCACCTTGATCTCGGCGTCGAGCATGCCCGCTTCGATGCGATCGATGATGGATTGCAGGTTGGACCCGCCCCCGGACACGAGGACGGCGATGGGCATTGCCATGGATGCTCCCTTGGATGGTTGAAGACGGCGGGGTCGGCCCCGCCCCCGAATTTGGCCCAAAGCGCGCGCTTTTTCAAGGCCGGATTTCCCCCGGCCGGGCTGCGGCGGGCCGACCAACGCGTTCGGGTATTAAATAGGTGGCAAAAAAAATCATGATACGATACGGATTACCATTAGCGACAACAAGAGGCGTTCCTTCCCGGCCCGGCGTCGGCGCGAACCCGCCTCGCATACACAAGGAGATTTTCCATGGCAGGCAAATTCGAACGGAAACAGGCCAAGGACGGACAGTGGATGTTCAATCTCAAGGCGGGCAACAGCCAGGTCATCCTGACCAGCGAGCTCTACACCACCAAGGCGGCCTGCGACAACGGCATCGCCAGCGTACAGAAGAACAGCCCGCTGGACGAGCGCTACGAGCGCAAGGAGTCCAAGAGCGGCCAGCCCTATTTCGTGCTCAAGGCGGGCAACCACCAGGTCATCGGCAAGAGCGAGATGTACTCCTCCAAATCGGCCATGGAAAACGGCATCGAGTCGGTCAAGACCAACGGACCGACCACGGACATCGTGGACGCCTAGACTTTTCCCGAAAAAAAGGGACCGGCGCGCGAGACTGCGAGCCGGTCCTCTTTTTTTGCCGTGTTGCGGGGGCTACTTGGCGCCCGCGTCCTTGAGCAGCGCGTCCACCAGGCCGGGGATGGTGTAGTCCTCGGGCTCGATGGCCGGGGTCAGGCCGAATTTCCGGACCGTGTCGGAGGTGACCGGGCCGATGGAGGCGATCTTCACGTCCGGGTAGTTCTTGAAGGCGTCGGCCGGGACCAGCTCGAAGAAGTTCTCCACCGTGCTCGACGAGGTGAAGGTCACGTAGCGGATGTCGCCCGCGCCCAGCGTCTCCATGATCTCGTCGCCGGACGCCTGGCCCAGGCGGGTCTCGTAGACCGGCAGGACCGTGACGTTGCAGCCCGCCGCCTTGAGCTCGCGGGGCAGGACCTCTCTCGCCACCTTGGCCCGGGGGATGAGCACGTCCGAGCCCTGGATGCCGCGTTCGAGCAGCCCCTTGACCACGTGTTCGGCCACGTACTTGTCCGGGATGAAGTCCGGCTCGATGCCGCGCGTGCGCAGCTCGTCCGCCGTGGCCGGGCCGATGGCCGCGATCTGCATGCCGCCGAAGATGCGCGCGTCCAGGCCGATGGCCCGGAGCTGCCGCCAGAAGAATCTGACCCCGTTGACCGAGGTGAACACGACCCACTGGTAGCGGGCCAGTTGCAGGATGGCGGTCTCGACCTCGGCGTAGTCGTCCAGCGGCTCCACCGAGATGGTCGGGAACTCGCGCACGCACGCGCCCTGTTCGCGCAGGACGCCGACCAGGCCCGAGGCCTGCTCGCGGGCGCGGGTGACGATGACGCCCTTGCCGAGCAGGGGCTTCTTCTCGAACCAGCCGAGCTTGTCGTGCAGGGAGCAGACGCCGCCCACGATGATGATGGACGGGGCCTGCCAGTTGCGCGCCTTGGCCTCCTCGGCCACGTGCTCGAGGTCGGACACGAACGAGGTCTGGTTGCAGCGCGTGCCCCAGCGGACCAGGGCCACCGGGGTGTCGGCGGCGCGGCCGTTGTCCATGAGATTTTTCGCGATCATGGGCAGGTTGCCCACGCCCATGTAGAAGACCAGCGTGGAGGTGGACTGCCCGTACACGGCCCAGTTGTGGCCGGAATCGGATTTGGTCGGGTCCTCGTGGCCGGTGATGAAACAGACCGAGGTGGTGAAGTCGCGGTGGGTCACCGGGATGCCCGCGTAGGCCGCGGCCGCCACGCCCGCGGTGATGCCGGGCACCACCTCGAAGTCCATGCCCGCCTCGACCAGCTCCTCGCCCTCTTCGCCGCCGCGCCCGAAGACGTAGGGGTCCCCGCCCTTGAGGCGGCAGACGATCTTGCCGGACCGGGCCTTGTCCACGATGAGGTCGTTGATCTTGTCCTGGGGCAGGGTGTGGTCGCCGCCCTTCTTGCCCACGTAGAGAATCTCGCAGTCGGGCTTGCACCACTTCAGGAACTCGGCATTGGCCAGGTAGTCGTAGATCATCACGTCGCAGGACTCGATGATCTCCCTGGCCCGCAGGGTCAACATGCCCGGATCACCGGGCCCAGCGCCGACGAGGAATACGTTCGCCATGTTCTTCTCCAGATATTCGGGCTAGCCCATCACGCTTTCCAGCCGCGCCTTGAGCTGGGTGAGCTTGGTTTTTTCCTCTTCCATCTCGGCCAGCTTGGTCTTTTCGCCCTCGACCACCTCGGCCGGGGCGTTGTTGACGAAGCCGGGGTTCTTGAGCTTGCCGGACACGCCCTTCATGGTCTTTTCGAGCTTGGCCAGGTTCTTGTCCAGCCGGGCCAGTTCGGCGTCGAAATCGACCACGCCCTCCAGCGGCACGAAGAGCTCGTTGCCCTGGACCACGGCCGCGCCCGAGGCCTTGGGGCCCTTGACGTCCGGACCGATGGTCAGGTTCTCGATGCGGGCCAGGGACTTGATCAGGTCCAGGTTGGCATTCAGGACCGCCTTGTCCGCGTCGCTGACCGTCTTGACGAGCAGGTCGAGCTTGCGTGCCGGTTCGATGAGCAGTTCGGTGCGGATGTTCCGGGTGCCGGAGACCACGCCCATGAACAGCTCCATCTCGGCCACGGCGCGCTCGTCCCGGCAGTCGGGCCGCTTGTCCGGGAAGGGCAGGGTGGCGATGTCCTCGCTCCGGTCGTCGCCCGCCGGGCGGGGCAGGACGTTCCAGATTTCCTGGGTGATGAACGGGGTCACCGGGTGGAGCAGGATCATGGTCTCGGAGAGCACGGTCCACAGGACCCGCTGCGTGGCCTCCTTGGCCCGCTCGTCCTCGCCGTAGAGCGCGGGCTTGATCATCTCCAGGTACCAGTCGCAGAACTCGGACCAGATGAACTTGTACAGGGTCTGGGCGATCTCGTTGAAGCGGTAGTCGTTGGTGGCCGAGGCCACGGTCTCCTTGACCTCCTCCAGCCGGTGCAGAATCCAGCGGTCGGCCAGGTCCGAGGCCTCGTGCACGTCGGCGTCCGGGATCACGTCGGGCAGGTTCATCATGGCGAACCGGGTGGCGTTCCAGACCTTGTTCATGAAGTGCTTGTAGCCCTCGATGCGCTGCTCCGAGAGCTTGATGTCCCGGCCCATGGCCGCGAAGCTGGTCAGGGTGAAGCGCAGGGCGTCGGCCCCGTACTTGCCGATCATGTCCAGGGGATCGATGACGTTGCCCGTGGACTTGGACATCTTCTTGCCCTGCTCGTCGCGCACCAGGGCGTGGATGTAGACGTGGTGGAACGGGACCTCGCCCATGAACTGGAGGCCCATCATCATCATGCGCGCCACCCAGAAGAAGAGGATGTCGAAGCCGGTGACCAGGCAGGAGGTCGGGTAGTACTTGGCCAGCTCCTTCGTGTCGTCGGGCCAGCCCATGGTCGAGAACGGCCACAGGGCCGAGGAGAACCAGGTGTCCAGCACGTCCTCGTCCTGGACCAGGCGGGAGGAGCCGCACTTGGGGCAGACCGTGGGGTCTTCCTTGGCCACGATGAGCTCGCCGCACTCCTCGCAGGTCCAGGCCGGGATGCGGTGGCCCCACCAGATCTGGCGGGAGATGCACCAGTCGCGGATCTCGTCCAGCCACTGGTAGTAGGTCTTGGTCCAGTGTTCCGGGAAAATCTGGGTCTTGTCCGGCACGGCGGCGCGCGCCTTTTCGGCCAGGGGCTTCATGGACACGAACCACTGGGTGGAGACGTGGGGCTCGATCACGGACTTGCAGCGGTAGCAGACGCCCACGGAGTGGTCGTGCTCAACGACCTCGACCACGCGGCCCTCGGCCTCCAGGTCGGCCATGACCGCGGCGCGGGCCGCCTGCACGGTCATGCCCCGGTACTTCTCGGGCGCGTTGTCGTTGATCATGCCCTGCTCGTCCAGGACGGAGAGGACCTCGAGGTTGTGCCTGCGGCCGATCTCCCAGTCGTTCATGTCGTGGGCCGGGGTGACCTTCAGGCAGCCGGTGCCGAACTCCACGTCCACGTAGGAATCGCCGATGATCGGCAGCTCGCGGCCCACCAGGGGCAGGATGGCGGTCTTGCCGATCAGGTGGTTGAAGCGGTCGTCGTCCGGGTTCACGGCGATGGCCGTGTCGCCCAGCATGGTCTCGGGCCGGGTCGTGGCGATGATCAGGTCGCCGGAGCCGTCGGCCAGGGAATACTTGATGTGATGCAGGTGGCCGGGCTTGTTCTCGTGCTCGACCTCGTCGTCGGCCAGGGCGGTGTGGCAGCGGTTGCACCAGTTGATGATGTAGTCGCCCTTGTAGATCAGCCCCTGCTCGTACAGGGCCACGAAGACCTCGCGCACGGCCTTGGCCCGCTGCTCGTCGAAGGTGAAGCACTCGCGGGTCCAGTCCACGCTGGCCCCCATGCGCCGGATCTGGCTGAGGATGTGGTCGCCCTTCTCCTTCTTCCACTCCCAGACGCGCTCGATGAACTTGTCCCGGCCCAGGTCGTCGCGGGTCAGGCCCTCGGCCTTGAGCTGGCGCTCGACCACGTTCTGGGTGGCGATGCCCGCGTGGTCCGTGCCCGGCACCCACAGGACGTTCCTGCCCTGCTGCCGGTTGAAGCGGCAGAGGATGTCCTGAAGGGTCAGGTTCAGGGCGTGGCCCATGTGCAGGACGCCGGTGACGTTGGGCGGCGGGATGACGATCGAATAGGGGTCGCCCGGACCGTCGGGGTCCGGGGTGAAGGTCTTTTCCGCTTCCCAGTGGGACTCCCACTTTTCTTCCACGTCCCACGGCTCGTAGGCCTTGGCTAACTCTTTCCGCGCCATATTGGTGCCTCCGGCGGCCGGGGGAAGGGGAGAGGGAAACCCTTTGCAAAGGGCTTTCCCTCTCCCCTTCCCCCGGACCCCCATCCCCTCTTCCTTCCTAAACTTTTTATGCCGCCTTCGGCGGAGTCCGGATCGTTTTCGGGGGGTCTGGTTTCGTATCGGGGCGGTGCTTGAAACACCGCAGTATCATTCCATATTTTCTTGCGGTCAACGCCCGCGCTTGATAGCGTCGGACTACACTTGTCAAGAGCGCCGCATATGTCAAGCATACATATATATTGGGACGAATCGCACTTCTGGGGGCTGCTGGCCGCCCGGGCCCTGACGGCCTGGGACATTCCCCACCGGCTCGTGCGCGGCTCAGAAATAGCCGATGGCGCGCTCGCTGGCAAGCTCGGCGAGGTCCCGGCCGCGCTGCTCGTGCCCGGCGGCCGGGCCAAGGGCAAGGCCGACCGGCTGGGGCCGGGCGGCATGGACGCGGTCCGCGACTACGTGAACGGCGGCGGCACCTACCTCGGCTTCTGCGGCGGGGCCGGGCTGGCCCTGTCCGGACCCTTCGGCCTGGGGCTGTCGCCCTGGTCGCGCAAGGGGTACCGCAACCGGCTGCATCACTTCCTGTCCGGCCACGTGCACGCCAGTCTGGACGCGGCCCAAGACCTGGTCCCGGACGGCATGGACGAGGCGCTGCTGCCGGTCTGGTGGCCGGGCCGGTTCGACCCCGTGGACCCATCGGTCACGGTCCTGGCCCGCTACGGCGAGCCCGGCCCGGACTTCTGGGTGGCGGACCTGAACCTGGCCACCCTGCCCAGGGGGACCATGGCCGACTGGGAGACCCTGTACGGCGTGAACCTGAGCCCGAGCTTCCTTGAGGGCGCGCCCGTGGTGGCCATGAACGGGTTCGGCCGGGGCCGGGTCATCCTGAGCTACGCCCACCTGGAGACGCCCGCCTCGCACCAGGCCAACCGCTGGCTCTCGCACATCCTCGGGCGCATCCTCCGCGAGCCCGAATCCGTCGTGGCCGCGCGCGGCCCGGTCCCGGCCTGGGACGTGGCCGCCCGCAAGGTCCTGTGGGAGGACGCGGTGCTCATGCGCGCCCGCCGGACCATGGAGGAGATCATCCGCACCGGGTCGGACCACTTCCTGCTCTTCTGGCGCAACCCGTGGCTTCTGGGCTGGCGGCGGGGCATCCCCGGCGCGGGCGTGAACACCCTGTATTCGCTCATCTGCGAAGCCCTGGCCGCCGAGCCGAACGACGCGGCCCTGGCCTTCTGGCGGGAGCACCGCGACCGCTTCAAGGTGCTCATGGACCTGCTCGGCAACGGCCTGACCGGCTACCTCCTGGCCGAGCGGCTGGCCATGACCGTGTTCCACTCGGACTCGGGCGCGGTCTCCAAGGAGGGCCTCCGCGAGCAGCGGCGCGCCCTGTTCGGCCTGCCCCCGGAGCCGGGCGGCATCTACGCGGACCTGGCCGGGATGCTCGAGGAGCTGTACTGGCGGCTAACCCTTCCCGCATCCGGTTATCATTCCTGAACCCACCGGTTTTCCAGACGATTGCCAGATGCCCGGTCCCGTGCTAGATTGGGGGCGAAGCATGCGCTGCGGCCCGGACGGTTCCGGCCCCGTGGCGCTTCCATATGCACTCCCTTTCCGACCGCGCGGTGAACCATGTCGGACGAACAGGCCCTGAAAGACAGCCCTGACGCAACCTTCCGCTTCTGCATGTCCGAGGACGGCATGAAGCTCGGCGTCAACCGGTACTTTCCCCCCAACGGGGGCAAGGAGCCGAGCGTTCCCCTGCTCAGGGCCCAGGTGGCCGCCTGCGGAGTCCGGCTGCCCGTGGACGAGGACGCCGCCAGGCGCATCGTCGAGGCGGTCACCGAGGGGCGCGAGTTCCGGGGCATCACCCTGGTCCGGGGCATCCCCCCGCGCGAGCCGAGGGAGGCCTCCCTGGCCCCCCTGGGCGATCTGGAATACCCGGTCTTCCCGGACGACCGTTTCCTGCGGTTCCGCCCGGCCACCAAGGCCGCGGAAGGCGAGACCATCGACGGGCGCACGCTCAAGCCAAACGGCACCTTCACCCCCAAGCCCGTCAAGGTCGAACGGGGCGAGAACGCGGACTGGGACCCGGCCGCCGAGGCCTACTACTCCCTGGTCTGGGGCATGGTCCGGGTCCGGGACAACGTGGTCTCCGTGGACCCCGTGGCCCACATCACCCACGACGAGGTGGAGATCGTCGGGACCATCTTCCACAAGGATTTCCGGGGCGAGCCCATCACCCCCGAGCGTATCGAGAAGCAGCTGCGGGACATGGGCGTGCTCATCCCCGTGGACCTGGAGGCCCTGCTCATCAAGCTCAGGCAGGCGGCGGCCGCGAACATGCCCCTGCCCAACCAGGTCCTGGTCCAGGGCGCGCACCCGGTGCCGGGCCGCGACGGCTGGCTGGAGTCCCTGGTGGCCACCCGCGAGGAGACCGGCACCGAGGACGCCTCGGGGCGGCTCGACTTCCGCGACCGGGGGTTCTACCCCATGGTCGTCACCGGGCAGATCATCGGCAGGCTGCACCCGCCCACCGCGGGCGAGGGCGGCATCGACATCTACGGCAAGACCATTCCGGCCCACGCGGGCAGGGAGCTGAAGATCCACCTGGGCGAGAACGTGCTGTTGCAGAACGACGGCGTGACCTACGCGGCCAAGGCCCAGGGCGTGGCGGTCATGGAGCGCAACACCCTGTCCGTGACCCAGTGCCTGGTGGTCCAGGGCAACGTGGATCTCAACTCCGGCAACGTCAAGGTGGAGCACGGCTCGATCAAGGTCCTGGGCTCGATCCAGGCCGGATTCTCGGTCTCCGCCCCGCGCCACGTGCTGGTGGACGGGTCCATCGAGAGCGCCACGGTCTATGCGGGCGGCCTGGTGGAGGTCAAGGGCGGCATCCTCATGCCCGACGGCGGGGAGATCGTCAGCGACGGCCGGGTCATCGCCAACTACGCCATCAACGCGCGCATCCGGGCCCGGCACGACGTGATCATCGCCAACGAGGTCCAGAACTCGACCATCCGCACGGACGGGCGAATCACGGCCCTGTCCGGCAAGGGCACGGTCCTGGGCGGCGAGATCCTTGCCCGCCGGGGGATCGAGGTCAACGAGCTCGGCTCCGAGCTGGGCGTGGCCACGGTGGTCGGCATCCTCCTCGACGAGGCCGAGGACGAGGACCTGCGCGAGGAGCGTCTGCGCGTGGTCCGGTCCATCAAGAAGATCGACGCCACCCTGGGCACCGAACCGCCCGAGACGCTCCTGGCCCGCACGCCCGAGGCCCGGCGGGCCGCCCTGGCCGAGGTCATCAAGCACCGCGAGGCCCTGGTCCGCCGCCGGGACGTCCTGAGCGAAAAAATCAACGGCCTGACCCAACGCCGCCAGCAGGAGATGGAGGGCATCACCATCCGGGTGAAGAAGTTCGTCCACCCCGGCACGGTGATCCAGTTCGGCACCATCCGGAAAAAGGTCGAAAAGCGGCTCCCGTCCCCGGTCTTCTACTGGGACCCGGAAAAGCGCGACATCCTCTGCCGCTAGCCTTCCCCGTAGGCCACCCGGACCAGGGTCAACCCCTGGGGCGGCACCGTGGCCGGGGCCAGGGTGCGGTCCCCGGCCTCAAGGATGACCCGGACCCCGTCCAGGTCCAGCTTCCCCCGGCCGCAGGCCACCAGACAGCCCACCAGATTGCGGACCATCTGCTTGAGGAACCCGTCCGCCGTGAACCGCCAGACCGACTCGTGCGCGGTCGGCCCGGCGTGGCGCGAAATCTCCGTCACGGTCCGCACCGTGGAGTCCACGTCCGTGCCCACATTTTGGAAGGCGGCGAAGTCGTGCTCGCCCAGAAGCAGTCCGGCGGCGGCCTCCATGCGCGCGAAGTCCACGGGGCCGCAGTTCCAGACGAAACGGCGGCGCTGGGGCAGGCAGAACCCCCGCTCGTGCCACAGGCAGTATTCGTAGGTCTTGGACACGGCCCCGTACCGGGCGTGGAAGTCGTCCGGGACCTCGGCCGCGTCGAGCACGCGCACGTCCCTGGGCAGAATGCCGTTCAGGCCGCGTTGCCAGGGAA
Proteins encoded:
- a CDS encoding BPL-N domain-containing protein, yielding MSSIHIYWDESHFWGLLAARALTAWDIPHRLVRGSEIADGALAGKLGEVPAALLVPGGRAKGKADRLGPGGMDAVRDYVNGGGTYLGFCGGAGLALSGPFGLGLSPWSRKGYRNRLHHFLSGHVHASLDAAQDLVPDGMDEALLPVWWPGRFDPVDPSVTVLARYGEPGPDFWVADLNLATLPRGTMADWETLYGVNLSPSFLEGAPVVAMNGFGRGRVILSYAHLETPASHQANRWLSHILGRILREPESVVAARGPVPAWDVAARKVLWEDAVLMRARRTMEEIIRTGSDHFLLFWRNPWLLGWRRGIPGAGVNTLYSLICEALAAEPNDAALAFWREHRDRFKVLMDLLGNGLTGYLLAERLAMTVFHSDSGAVSKEGLREQRRALFGLPPEPGGIYADLAGMLEELYWRLTLPASGYHS
- a CDS encoding FapA family protein, which translates into the protein MSDEQALKDSPDATFRFCMSEDGMKLGVNRYFPPNGGKEPSVPLLRAQVAACGVRLPVDEDAARRIVEAVTEGREFRGITLVRGIPPREPREASLAPLGDLEYPVFPDDRFLRFRPATKAAEGETIDGRTLKPNGTFTPKPVKVERGENADWDPAAEAYYSLVWGMVRVRDNVVSVDPVAHITHDEVEIVGTIFHKDFRGEPITPERIEKQLRDMGVLIPVDLEALLIKLRQAAAANMPLPNQVLVQGAHPVPGRDGWLESLVATREETGTEDASGRLDFRDRGFYPMVVTGQIIGRLHPPTAGEGGIDIYGKTIPAHAGRELKIHLGENVLLQNDGVTYAAKAQGVAVMERNTLSVTQCLVVQGNVDLNSGNVKVEHGSIKVLGSIQAGFSVSAPRHVLVDGSIESATVYAGGLVEVKGGILMPDGGEIVSDGRVIANYAINARIRARHDVIIANEVQNSTIRTDGRITALSGKGTVLGGEILARRGIEVNELGSELGVATVVGILLDEAEDEDLREERLRVVRSIKKIDATLGTEPPETLLARTPEARRAALAEVIKHREALVRRRDVLSEKINGLTQRRQQEMEGITIRVKKFVHPGTVIQFGTIRKKVEKRLPSPVFYWDPEKRDILCR
- the truA gene encoding tRNA pseudouridine(38-40) synthase TruA codes for the protein MTRIRLTLAYEGTDFCGWQVQPADRTVQGEVERALATILGRAVRVHGSGRTDAGVHALGQVVHFDCPDGRTGFPWQRGLNGILPRDVRVLDAAEVPDDFHARYGAVSKTYEYCLWHERGFCLPQRRRFVWNCGPVDFARMEAAAGLLLGEHDFAAFQNVGTDVDSTVRTVTEISRHAGPTAHESVWRFTADGFLKQMVRNLVGCLVACGRGKLDLDGVRVILEAGDRTLAPATVPPQGLTLVRVAYGEG